The proteins below come from a single Chitinophaga pinensis DSM 2588 genomic window:
- a CDS encoding rhomboid family protein: MAYIGLINLLLIVVNIAVSYKGLKDRSFFNKYSFEVDRILIEKDYKRLITSGFLHVSWMHLFFNMVSLFLFSNSLEVKLGPTAYLTLYFASLVGGNLLSLLIHRNHGDYSAVGASGAVCGVIFASIALFPAMRLGFFGIPFSIPGWAYGSLFVLYSIYGIKSRRDNIGHEAHMGGALIGMVVALCMVPEGIAENYRTILSILLPGALFVYIIVKCPHILFIDNRYFKAHVGDYDMDDRYHLERAGEQQDLDYLLEKIHKRGMKSLTKKEREMLMKYSEEV; encoded by the coding sequence ATGGCATACATTGGTCTTATTAACCTCTTACTGATTGTTGTAAACATTGCAGTGTCTTACAAAGGACTAAAGGATCGTTCCTTTTTTAATAAGTATTCGTTTGAAGTGGATCGTATCCTGATTGAAAAGGACTACAAGCGACTGATCACCTCCGGTTTCCTGCATGTCAGCTGGATGCACTTGTTTTTCAACATGGTATCGCTTTTTCTGTTTAGTAATAGTCTGGAAGTAAAGCTGGGACCTACGGCTTACCTGACTTTATATTTTGCCAGCCTGGTTGGAGGTAACCTGCTGTCCCTGCTGATTCACCGGAACCATGGAGATTATAGCGCTGTAGGTGCTTCCGGGGCTGTTTGCGGGGTTATTTTCGCATCTATTGCTTTATTTCCTGCTATGCGGCTGGGCTTCTTCGGGATCCCCTTTTCCATCCCGGGATGGGCGTATGGGTCATTATTCGTTTTATACTCCATTTACGGGATCAAGTCCAGGAGGGACAATATCGGACATGAAGCACATATGGGTGGGGCATTGATCGGCATGGTCGTGGCATTGTGTATGGTACCCGAAGGAATTGCGGAAAATTATCGCACCATATTGTCTATTCTGCTCCCGGGCGCACTTTTCGTTTACATTATCGTTAAATGTCCGCATATACTATTTATCGACAACCGGTATTTCAAAGCGCATGTCGGTGATTACGATATGGACGACAGGTATCACCTGGAACGTGCCGGTGAGCAGCAGGATCTTGATTACCTGCTGGAAAAGATCCATAAACGTGGTATGAAAAGTCTGACCAAAAAGGAGCGGGAAATGCTGATGAAATACTCTGAAGAGGTATGA
- a CDS encoding DinB family protein, protein MISRPQPGEFMPYQEVYINSVGDAEVPAITEELKDSTYAFFSKIPEEKGSYAYAPGKWTIKETLGHMIDTERVFAYRLMCFARGEQQALPGFEQDDYVLNSFANDRSLQELANEFRVVRESTIYLLRNLKKEQETIMGISSGNPISIRTLAYIIPGHELHHLRILKERYLPGLNIQV, encoded by the coding sequence ATGATTTCAAGACCTCAACCCGGCGAATTTATGCCCTACCAGGAAGTATACATTAACAGTGTCGGCGATGCAGAAGTACCCGCTATCACAGAAGAATTAAAGGACAGTACGTATGCGTTTTTTTCGAAGATACCTGAGGAAAAAGGAAGTTATGCCTACGCTCCGGGCAAGTGGACAATCAAGGAAACTTTGGGACATATGATCGATACAGAGCGTGTATTTGCGTACCGGCTGATGTGTTTTGCCCGGGGAGAGCAACAGGCGTTACCCGGCTTTGAGCAGGATGATTACGTCCTGAACTCATTTGCCAATGACCGCTCCTTGCAGGAACTGGCAAATGAATTCAGGGTGGTACGTGAGTCGACGATATACCTCTTACGTAATCTGAAAAAAGAGCAGGAAACAATTATGGGCATTTCCAGCGGGAATCCAATTTCTATAAGAACATTAGCCTATATCATTCCCGGCCATGAACTGCACCATCTGCGGATACTGAAAGAGCGATATTTACCTGGACTTAATATCCAGGTCTAA